Genomic DNA from Pelosinus sp. UFO1:
CTTCCCCTGGTACGATAGTCGAGTCGTCAAACTAGGATTATCGGCTAATACAGTACCAATCCCCACCAGAATTGCATCACAAGTATCTCGTAAGGTATGTACGCGATTTCGCGCAGCAGGCCCTGTAATCCACTGGGAGTGTCCTGTGTAAGAAGCAATTTTTCCATCTAAAGACATTGCACTTTTCAAATGGACAAAAGGCAATTTTGTGGAGATCCACTTTATGAAAACCTCATTTAATTTTGCAGCTTCCCTTGACAGCACACCTTCTACAACTTCAATGCCAGCTTTTCGCAACTTATTAATACCTTGTCCAGCTACTAAAGGATTTGGATCTACCATCGCGACAATTACTCTCGTAATACCCGCCAAGATTAATGCATCAGCACATGGTCCTGTCCTACCGTGGTGAGAACAAGGTTCCAGCGTAACATATATAGTTGCCCCCTTCGCCAATTCTCCAGCTTGCTGCAATGCATTAATTTCGGCATGGGGTGTGCCTGCTTGCTTATGCCATCCCTGTCCCACAACTCGTCCTTCCCGTACAATTACAGCCCCAACCATAGGATTTGGACTTGTCCGGCCAGTAGCGTATTGAGCCAAAGATAGCGCCTGCCTCATATACTCTTCATCCA
This window encodes:
- the ribD gene encoding bifunctional diaminohydroxyphosphoribosylaminopyrimidine deaminase/5-amino-6-(5-phosphoribosylamino)uracil reductase RibD, which translates into the protein MDEEYMRQALSLAQYATGRTSPNPMVGAVIVREGRVVGQGWHKQAGTPHAEINALQQAGELAKGATIYVTLEPCSHHGRTGPCADALILAGITRVIVAMVDPNPLVAGQGINKLRKAGIEVVEGVLSREAAKLNEVFIKWISTKLPFVHLKSAMSLDGKIASYTGHSQWITGPAARNRVHTLRDTCDAILVGIGTVLADNPSLTTRLSYQGKNPTRVIVDSMARTPLTANVVTDGLAKTIIAVTDKAPGERVNALRACGVEVLVAESKQDGVNLSLLFKELGKRQITSLLVEGGASINASVLEGNLVDKVHWFIAPKIIGGNSAPGPIAGQGIADVNKANLLEDIETESVGEDILISAYMRNREGRDVYRTCGRIR